A single Pedobacter sp. PACM 27299 DNA region contains:
- a CDS encoding response regulator, which produces MKKFKDLNCVLLVDDDIPTNYIHRKIVQNTNIEVNIMAITSAREALDYLTFSGKYANDAGMLRPGLIFLDINMPGMSGWDFMEEYRKIDVAHKSKTIVVMLTTSLNPDDELMASANEEIRNYLHKPLNEDAFVKIAGKYFEEINN; this is translated from the coding sequence ATGAAAAAATTTAAGGATCTTAATTGTGTATTGCTTGTTGATGACGACATTCCCACCAATTATATCCATCGGAAAATAGTTCAGAATACAAATATAGAAGTGAATATTATGGCGATTACCTCGGCGAGGGAAGCTTTGGATTATTTGACTTTTTCAGGTAAATATGCGAATGATGCAGGTATGCTGAGGCCTGGTCTCATCTTTCTGGATATCAATATGCCAGGTATGAGCGGCTGGGACTTTATGGAAGAATATCGGAAAATTGATGTCGCGCATAAATCGAAAACAATCGTTGTTATGCTGACTACTTCTTTGAATCCTGACGACGAACTGATGGCTTCTGCGAATGAAGAAATTAGGAATTACTTACATAAACCTTTAAATGAAGATGCCTTTGTTAAAATTGCAGGTAAATATTTTGAGGAGATTAACAATTAA
- a CDS encoding sensor histidine kinase: MQNNLSQPQPLLLKMLGEIEDYAILFLDQHGCVSSWNKGAEMIKGYTAEEMLGMDFRLFYTEEARVNKIPDHLLEEAVLNGKAHHRGWRIKKNGEQFWAHVTITTVYDDENEVIGFSKFTRDLTDKLNSEKALKEYARVLEFRNKELEQFVYIASHDLQEPLLTVKNFTGLLKKEYGEQFDENGALYLDYIAESAEKMKHLIKGVLDYARLGTHEPKELLDCNDLMAALQQEFAEETDLFHLEVDYDNLPRVPAYEKALKQLFRHLFSNALKFRKKEGILKIQVTASYAEQHWNFEFSDNGIGIEERYKEKIFLIFQRLNSKEEYVGHGIGLSHCKKIVELHGGEIFVKSTPNEGSTFCFSLKNDR, from the coding sequence GGATTATGCGATTTTATTTCTTGATCAGCATGGATGTGTCAGCAGTTGGAACAAAGGAGCGGAGATGATCAAAGGATATACCGCTGAGGAGATGTTGGGCATGGATTTCAGGTTGTTTTATACCGAAGAAGCCAGAGTCAATAAAATACCTGATCATTTGCTGGAAGAGGCGGTATTGAATGGTAAAGCACATCATCGTGGTTGGCGCATCAAGAAAAATGGGGAGCAATTCTGGGCACATGTGACCATTACCACTGTTTATGATGACGAGAATGAGGTGATTGGCTTTTCTAAGTTTACCAGAGACCTTACGGATAAGCTGAACTCTGAAAAGGCCCTGAAGGAATATGCGAGGGTGCTGGAATTCAGAAATAAAGAACTGGAACAGTTTGTATATATTGCATCCCATGACTTGCAGGAGCCGCTATTGACCGTTAAAAACTTTACGGGCTTATTGAAGAAGGAGTATGGAGAACAGTTCGATGAGAACGGCGCTTTGTACCTGGATTACATCGCTGAATCCGCTGAAAAAATGAAACACCTGATCAAAGGTGTTTTAGATTATGCGCGTTTGGGGACTCATGAGCCAAAGGAATTATTGGATTGCAATGATTTAATGGCCGCGCTTCAGCAGGAGTTTGCTGAAGAAACTGACTTGTTCCATCTGGAAGTTGATTATGACAATTTACCGCGTGTTCCTGCTTATGAAAAGGCGTTGAAGCAGCTTTTTAGACACTTATTCAGCAATGCTTTAAAATTCCGGAAAAAAGAAGGTATATTGAAAATTCAGGTGACTGCCTCCTATGCCGAGCAGCATTGGAACTTTGAGTTTAGCGACAATGGAATCGGAATTGAAGAGCGCTATAAGGAAAAGATATTTTTGATTTTTCAACGTTTAAATAGTAAGGAAGAATATGTTGGACATGGCATTGGACTTTCTCATTGTAAAAAGATTGTGGAGCTCCATGGCGGGGAGATCTTTGTAAAATCCACCCCTAATGAGGGTAGTACGTTTTGTTTTAGCCTTAAAAATGATCGATAG